In Vicinamibacteria bacterium, the following are encoded in one genomic region:
- a CDS encoding sulfite oxidase, with product MADQRDLFPGLGRRAFLGLAAGVAAFPSIAAAVARDVSPAKRRMLQVNGYAACAETPLDALTTYLTPNDLFFVRQHWIPLAPDLKSWALTVDGEVGAPLKLSLAELNAMPQTTVTCVLQCAGNGRGFMKPVVPGVQWQFGAVGNARWTGVRVKDVLLKAGLKGTGQHLHTFGTDKPPGKVPPFYRSLEIEKVLEDGVIALKMNGEALSMLHGAPARLVVPGWAGDHWMKWLERLSPQKDPQKGFYMDVGYRFPNKPGDPGVTFKPDEMRPVTELFVKSNISDAPKSAKVGQAVNLRGFAFSGAPDISKVEISADGGATWKNAALDPEHDPYAWRLWTFPWKPEAPGKVTLWARATDSRGSVQPKEAVWNQSGYLYNAWHSADIEVTA from the coding sequence ATGGCCGATCAGCGAGATCTTTTTCCGGGCCTGGGCCGACGCGCCTTCTTGGGCCTGGCCGCGGGCGTGGCCGCCTTTCCAAGCATCGCTGCGGCGGTGGCCAGGGACGTCTCCCCGGCCAAGCGAAGAATGCTGCAGGTGAACGGGTACGCCGCCTGCGCGGAGACGCCGCTCGACGCGCTCACGACCTACCTCACTCCCAACGACCTGTTCTTCGTGCGCCAGCATTGGATTCCGCTGGCCCCGGACCTCAAGAGCTGGGCTCTTACCGTAGACGGTGAGGTGGGAGCGCCGCTCAAGCTCTCCCTCGCCGAGCTCAACGCGATGCCGCAGACGACGGTGACCTGCGTCCTCCAGTGCGCAGGCAACGGACGAGGCTTCATGAAGCCGGTCGTCCCCGGCGTGCAGTGGCAGTTCGGGGCGGTGGGGAATGCGCGCTGGACGGGCGTCCGGGTCAAGGACGTTCTCCTCAAGGCCGGCCTGAAGGGGACGGGCCAGCACCTGCATACCTTTGGCACCGACAAACCACCCGGCAAGGTGCCGCCGTTCTACCGGAGCCTCGAGATCGAGAAGGTCCTGGAGGACGGCGTGATCGCGCTCAAGATGAATGGCGAGGCGCTCTCCATGCTCCATGGGGCTCCGGCGCGGCTGGTGGTTCCGGGCTGGGCCGGCGACCACTGGATGAAATGGCTGGAGCGCTTAAGCCCGCAGAAGGATCCGCAGAAGGGCTTCTACATGGATGTCGGCTACCGCTTCCCCAACAAGCCGGGCGATCCGGGCGTGACCTTCAAGCCGGACGAAATGCGCCCGGTCACGGAGCTATTCGTGAAGTCCAACATCTCGGATGCGCCGAAATCGGCCAAGGTGGGTCAGGCGGTCAATCTACGCGGGTTCGCTTTCTCCGGCGCGCCGGACATCAGCAAAGTTGAGATCAGCGCCGACGGCGGGGCCACGTGGAAGAATGCGGCCCTCGATCCTGAACACGATCCCTACGCGTGGCGCCTCTGGACCTTCCCCTGGAAGCCCGAGGCCCCCGGAAAGGTCACGCTCTGGGCGCGCGCCACCGACAGTCGGGGGAGCGTGCAGCCCAAAGAGGCGGTATGGAACCAGAGCGGGTACCTCTACAACGCTTGGCACTCGGCGGACATCGAGGTGACGGCATGA
- a CDS encoding cytochrome c, whose protein sequence is MRKFWPTSIFLGIVIGGTAFTAGWTQSAKGKGGTPFDPKLPIFGTRLEVLPEGPGKEIADRACLSCHSTDILRQQRLSEAQWTASVNKMVGWGAEVPEEEKAKLVKYLALHFGPSNDHFQPVATRPIGR, encoded by the coding sequence ATGAGGAAATTCTGGCCGACCTCAATCTTCCTCGGAATCGTGATCGGCGGCACCGCTTTCACTGCCGGCTGGACCCAGTCTGCCAAGGGGAAGGGTGGGACGCCGTTCGACCCCAAGCTCCCGATCTTTGGCACGCGCCTCGAGGTGCTGCCGGAGGGCCCGGGCAAGGAGATTGCCGACCGGGCCTGTCTGAGCTGTCACTCCACGGACATCCTCAGGCAACAGCGGCTCTCCGAGGCCCAGTGGACCGCCTCCGTCAACAAGATGGTCGGCTGGGGAGCCGAAGTGCCGGAGGAGGAGAAGGCCAAGCTGGTCAAGTACTTGGCGCTTCATTTCGGCCCTAGCAACGACCATTTTCAGCCGGTAGCGACCCGGCCCATCGGACGCTGA
- a CDS encoding DinB family protein — MKMTEFFSAQLEREAPLSRRALERVPEGRRDWKPHEKSMPLGSLSTLVATMPSWLAMMINQSELDLNPPGGSTYRPQEWSTTRELLQALDESTARGRDALRSTTDEFLMTPWRLLVAGRVVAENPRSIFIADTFTHLAHHRGQLTVYLRLNGAPVPSIYGPTADDKSF, encoded by the coding sequence ATGAAGATGACCGAATTCTTTTCCGCGCAACTGGAGCGAGAAGCTCCCTTGTCGCGACGCGCCCTGGAGCGTGTTCCGGAAGGACGGCGAGACTGGAAACCGCACGAGAAGTCGATGCCGCTAGGCTCCCTGTCGACGCTCGTCGCCACCATGCCGTCCTGGCTCGCGATGATGATCAACCAGAGCGAGCTGGACCTCAACCCGCCAGGAGGCTCGACTTACCGGCCGCAGGAATGGAGCACGACCCGCGAGCTGCTTCAGGCCCTCGACGAGTCCACGGCCAGGGGACGGGACGCCCTCCGCAGCACGACCGACGAGTTCCTGATGACGCCATGGAGGCTCCTCGTGGCCGGGAGAGTGGTCGCGGAGAACCCCAGGTCCATCTTCATTGCGGATACCTTCACCCACTTGGCGCACCACCGCGGACAGCTCACCGTCTACCTGCGGCTGAACGGCGCGCCCGTCCCATCCATCTACGGACCAACCGCGGACGACAAGAGTTTCTAG
- a CDS encoding cupredoxin domain-containing protein, whose protein sequence is MRPQIRLTAALLIVAAAGLTSSGLRAAEEPKVIAITAKRFEFSPKEITLKQGETVRLQLTTEDVTHGFFVKPLGIDEDIAPGKTTTVDVTPKTPGRYTTICDHFCGAGHGNMKMTIVVE, encoded by the coding sequence GTGCGTCCACAGATTCGACTGACAGCGGCCCTGCTCATCGTGGCGGCGGCCGGCCTCACCAGCAGCGGCCTGCGGGCTGCGGAAGAACCAAAGGTCATCGCCATCACCGCCAAGCGATTTGAGTTCAGCCCCAAGGAGATCACGCTCAAACAGGGCGAGACCGTGAGGCTGCAGCTTACGACCGAGGATGTGACCCATGGCTTCTTCGTGAAGCCCTTGGGCATAGACGAGGACATCGCTCCGGGAAAAACGACCACCGTCGACGTCACTCCCAAGACGCCCGGCCGCTATACGACTATCTGTGACCACTTCTGCGGCGCCGGCCACGGCAACATGAAGATGACGATCGTGGTGGAGTAG